A genomic segment from Variovorax paradoxus B4 encodes:
- a CDS encoding PLP-dependent aminotransferase family protein, which produces MTTIADSLADTLARQIASGAYKAGDKLPSLRELALLHGYAKNTVVAAFELLVSRGLVEPRRGSGYFVLAQSTPKPPEEDAGSLGRAMDIVWLMREQLKTQPDAVAVGDGFPPVEWLADVRLDKYHPKVVRTGLGALFRYGSRFGYAPLRDHLVRKLADFGIGAEPRQIVLTHGANEAMDIVIRYFVPPGGKVLVDDPGYYPLFGKLKLAGVQMLAVPRLADGPDLDVLERLLIAERPRLFFTQSLAHNPTGSDISPAKAFRVLQLAQKYDLMIVENDPLADFKPTALPRLSALDQLERTIYIGSFSKSFSAALRVGFIACGADLASDLADLKALIHVSSSEYSERTVDVILSEGHYQRHLNRLQNRLGAATRKALQLFDSVDAEVFARTPQSLYVWAALPGVADSLVLAKELLPRKIVMAPGRIFSVDSTQVSRWSRFNVGAMADPRFAKALRTALKGLIPVR; this is translated from the coding sequence ATGACCACGATCGCCGATTCGCTTGCCGACACCCTCGCGCGCCAGATCGCGAGCGGCGCCTACAAGGCCGGCGACAAGCTGCCGTCGCTTCGCGAGCTCGCGCTGCTGCACGGCTACGCCAAGAACACCGTGGTGGCCGCGTTCGAGCTGCTGGTGTCGCGCGGGCTCGTCGAGCCGCGGCGCGGTTCGGGCTATTTCGTGCTCGCGCAGTCGACGCCCAAGCCGCCCGAGGAAGACGCGGGCAGCCTCGGCCGCGCCATGGACATCGTGTGGCTCATGCGCGAGCAGCTCAAGACGCAGCCCGACGCGGTGGCGGTGGGCGACGGCTTCCCGCCGGTCGAATGGCTGGCCGACGTGCGGCTCGACAAGTACCACCCCAAGGTGGTCCGCACCGGGCTCGGCGCGCTGTTCCGCTACGGCAGCCGCTTCGGCTATGCGCCGCTGCGCGACCACCTCGTGCGCAAGCTGGCGGACTTCGGCATCGGCGCCGAGCCGCGGCAGATCGTGCTCACGCACGGCGCCAACGAGGCGATGGACATCGTCATCCGCTATTTCGTGCCGCCCGGCGGCAAGGTGCTCGTGGACGACCCGGGCTACTACCCGCTGTTCGGAAAGCTCAAGCTCGCGGGCGTGCAGATGCTGGCCGTGCCGCGGCTGGCCGACGGGCCCGATCTCGACGTGCTGGAGCGACTGCTCATCGCCGAGCGCCCGCGCCTCTTCTTCACGCAGTCGCTCGCCCACAACCCCACGGGCTCCGACATCTCGCCGGCCAAGGCCTTCCGCGTGCTGCAGCTCGCGCAGAAGTACGACCTGATGATCGTCGAGAACGACCCGCTGGCCGACTTCAAGCCCACGGCCCTGCCGCGCCTCTCGGCGCTCGACCAGCTGGAGCGCACCATCTACATCGGCAGCTTCTCGAAGTCGTTCTCGGCGGCGCTGCGCGTGGGCTTCATCGCCTGCGGGGCCGATCTCGCGAGCGACCTCGCGGACCTGAAGGCGCTGATCCACGTGAGCAGCTCGGAGTACAGCGAGCGCACGGTCGACGTGATCCTGAGCGAAGGCCACTACCAGCGGCACCTGAACCGTCTGCAGAACCGCCTCGGCGCGGCCACGCGCAAGGCGTTGCAGCTGTTCGATTCGGTCGATGCGGAGGTCTTCGCGCGCACCCCGCAGTCGCTCTATGTCTGGGCCGCGCTTCCCGGCGTGGCCGACTCGCTGGTGTTGGCGAAGGAACTGCTGCCGCGCAAGATCGTGATGGCGCCGGGCCGCATCTTCAGCGTCGATTCGACGCAGGTCTCGCGCTGGTCGCGCTTCAACGTCGGTGCCATGGCCGACCCGCGCTTCGCGAAGGCGCTGCGTACCGCGCTGAAGGGCCTCATTCCAGTTCGCTGA